ACTTTGATGGTGATGGACGAGTGGTATCCATCGTCAAAGACATGTAGCTGTTGTGGGGACATCAAAACAGATTTGAAGTTATCTGAGAGAGTCTATCATTGTCCAAGTTGTGAGTTACATTTGGATAGAGATCATAACGCAGCGATCAATATCAACAAAGAAGGGTTTAGAAAGTATAAGTTAGCATTTCAGTTATAAACAAATAAGAACCGTAGGGACT
The DNA window shown above is from Paracholeplasma manati and carries:
- a CDS encoding RNA-guided endonuclease InsQ/TnpB family protein, whose amino-acid sequence is YDLVSVEGLNLKDMSQTSPYYAKQISRFGWTRFISFLKYKLEIQGKTLMVMDEWYPSSKTCSCCGDIKTDLKLSERVYHCPSCELHLDRDHNAAININKEGFRKYKLAFQL